The region AGTTCGCATCAAAGCTAGTCTTGCAGTAGGATCTTTAAAAGCAGATTTATCTGACTATAAAAATTTAGTAACGAAGTTGAAATTCGAAAAATAACAGACCACCAAAATTATGATAAATCAAAAGTTCTCTGATGTGGTAGAACGCTTTAATGAATTAGGAATTAAGGCTGAAACACAAATAGAAGGTATGCTGTATGCAAAGCCTATTACATATTGGGATTATATTCAGACTGATGCCTTACTTAGTCTTCAAACACAAAGAACAGTATTGCCTGATGAAATGGTATTTATCATGTATCATCAAGTAAACGAATTGCTTTTTAAAATGATATTGTGGGAATTAGATCAAGTTAGTTCTTGTACTGATAATCTGCTTACAGTTGAGTTCTTTAAAGATCGCTTGAATAGGATAAGTCGTTATTTTGACATGTTAACATCTTCTTTTACTATTATGAAAGAGGGTATGGATGTAGAGCAGTATCTTAAGTTTAGAAATACCTTAGCTCCTGCAAGTGGATTTCAAAGTAGTCAATATAGACTGATTGAATTTGGTTGCACAGATTGGATTAATTTGATTGACAAGCGTTTTGTTGGCGATTTACCACAAAATATTTCTGAAAAGGAAGCGTTAGAATATATGTATTGGCAGGCAGCTGGTAAGGATTACGTGACAGGAGAGAAATCATATTTACTTAGAGAGTTTGAAGATAAGTATTGTGAAATATTTGTTAAAGCCATGAAAGATTATGAAAAAACAAATTTATGGCAGAAATTTGTAAAGTTACCCTTAGAGTCTAGATCAGATATTGAATTGATTAATACGATGAGGCATTTTGATAAAACGGTGAATGTTACATGGGTAATGGGGCATTATGAAGCGGCACTGAAGTATTTAGAAAGTAATAAGGGGGAAACTAAAGAAGCTACAGGGGGAAGTGATTGGAAGAAGTATATGTTGCCACAGTATCAGAAGCGCATTTTCTTCCCTGATTTATGGAGTGAGGAAGAGAAAGCTAATTGGGGAAAATAAGGAGAGGAAGTTGTAAATAAAAGATATTTTAGAGTTTTGAAGCATTTTATATATAGTATATTAATCGCTTCTGCACTTTTTTCATGTAAAAAGACAGAAGAGGTTACAATTGAAGAGCAACCAAAAGTTGAACATGCCGAAGAAATAGTTGGAGAACTATATGGTTTTCAACTAAAGGATTATGTTTTGGTAGAAGACACCATTCGCAGTGGAGATAATTTAGGTAAGATTTTTGGAGAGAATAATATTGGTTCTACAGAAGTACTTAATATTGTAACACAAGTAAAAGATACTTTTAATGTTAGAAATATTAGAGTAGGACAACCTTATGCTCTAGTTAAACATAGGAAAGATCAAGAGAAGTTAGCTGCATTTATATACCATCCAAATGTAACAGGATATCAAGTAATTGATTTACGTGATTCTGTTCGAGCTTATACAATTACTTATCCCGTAACTATTAAAAGAAGAACTGTTGCTTCAGAAATAGAAGGTTCGTTATCTGCTAGTCTTGCAAAAGAGGGAGTGGATCAATCTTTAGCAACAAAAATGTCTCAGATTTTTGCTTGGTCTATTGACTTCTTTAAGTTAAAACCTGAAGATAGATTTGCTTTCACAATTGAAGAGAAATATATAAATGATACAGTTTATCTTGGTATTTCAAAAATAGAAGCAGCTTATTTTAGATATAGAGGAAAGGATTTATATTCATTTCCATATAAAAGAGATGGGAGTAAATCAGTAGAATACTTTGATGAAGAAGGAAGACCTATGAAGGCAATGTTTTTGAAAGCACCTTTAAAATTCTTTAGAATTACTTCTAAATATTCTAAAAATAGATTTCATCCTGTTCAGAAAAGATGGAAATCTCACAATGGAACAGATTATGCTGCTCCATCTGGGACACCAATTATGACAACAGCATCTGGAGTTGTAGAAAGAGCTGGATATACCGCAGGAAATGGTAACTTTGTTAAAGTAAAACACAGTGGTTCATATTCTACGCAATATTTGCATATGTCCAAAATACTTGTAAAAGTGGGACAAAGAGTTGATCAAGGACAGACGATAGGTTTAGTTGGAAGTACTGGGTTAGCAACAGGGCCGCATGTTTGTTATAGATTTTGGAAAAATGGAGTGCAGGTTGACCCATTAAGCCAGAATCTTCCAAATTCAGTGCCAATGGAGAAGAGAGATTTACCAGGTTTTAAAGCCTATATTAATCCACTAAAAGCTGAGTTAGATAAAGTGTTAAACGAAAAATTTCTAGGAGAATAAAGAACGGAGATGCAATGTTAGATAGTATAAATCCTTCTGGTACTTTGGCTTGGAAAAAGCTTAGAGCACATTTTGCACAAATGGAGTTTGTGCAAATGCAAGATCTTTTTGCTGAAGATTCGGATAGAGCAGAAAAAATGCATATTCAATGGAATGATTTTTTATTAGATTATTCTAAGAATAAAGTGACAGATGAAACGATGAATCTGTTGTTCGAACTTGCTAATGAATTAAAGCTTAAGGAGGCTATTCAGGCAATGTTTAAAGGTGAAGTCATCAACGCTACGGAAAAGAGAGCAGTATTGCATACAGCATTAAGAGACCTTTCTTCTACATCTAGTTTAGAAGTAGAAGGTGAATTCGTAATGTCTGATATAGTAAATACTCGAGAACGTATTAAGGATTTTACATCCAATGTTTTAAAAGGACAGTATGTGTCTTTTTCGGGTAAGAGATTTACAGATGTTATAAATATAGGCATCGGAGGTTCGGACTTAGGACCTAAGATGGTTGTTCATGCTTTAGCAAATTATCGCAATGATTTAGGGATGCATTATATCTCAAATGTTGATGATGATTATTTACAATCTGTATTGAAAAAGTTAAACCCTGAAACTACTTTAGTTTTAATTGTATCTAAAACTTTTACTACTCAAGAAACTATCGAAAATGCTAAGAAGGTTAAGTATTGGTTAGAGGATAGTTTAGGTGCTGTTGATTTGAGTAATCATTATGTTGGGGTATCTGCTGCAATAGAAGAAGCTATGAGTTTTGGCTTAAAGCGTGAAAATATTTATCCAATGTGGGATTTTGTAGGAGGACGTTTTTCTTTATGGAGCGCTGTAGGTATTTCTATTGCTTTGGCAGTTGGTTATGATAATTTTGAAATGCTTTTAGAAGGTGCATATTCAATGGATCGTCATTTTATTGAGGCAGATTTTAGTAATAATATACCTGTAGTATTAGCTTTGTTGAGTGTCTGGTATAATAACTTTTATTGCTATGAGACTGAAGCTGTTGTTCCGTATAGTCAATTACTTGGTAAGCTTCCTGCTCATCTACAACAGATGATTATGGAAAGTAACGGTAAGAATAAAGATAGAAATGGCGATCCTGTTAATTATCAGACAGGTACATTAATATGGGGAGAAGTAGGTGTTTCAGCACAACATGCTTTTTTTCAGTTATTTCATCAGGGTACCAAAGTGATACCAATAGACTTTATTGGTTTTGTTAATCCTCATTTTAAAGAAAGTACTAATCACGATATTTTAATGTCTAACTTTTTTGGGCAAAGTGAGGCTTTATTAAAGGGAAAGGTAGGAGAACAATATGATAGTGATGGAGGTCCTTTTTTAAGTAATTTTAGAGAGTTTTGTGGAAATAAACCTTCTAATACGTTATTAATTCAGAAGTTGACACCTAAATCTCTAGGGGAATTGATCGCATTATATGAACATAAAACATTTGTACAAGGTGTAATTTGGAATATTTTTAGCTTCGATCAGTTCGGTGTAGAGTACGGAAAGATTTTGGCAAAGAATATACAAAACGAAATTAAAACAAAAAATATTTGCGAACATGATAGTTCTACTGAGTTTTTGTTGCGTTATTTTGTGAAAAACAGAATAGTAGAATAAGTCTAAATAGTGGTTAAACGTTAATTTTAATGTTTTGGTAACATTGCGAATATATGTTTTTGTACATTTGTCGCGAAAATAATTTTATCACTTACACTTACAAAATGAAAAACTTGAAGAACTGGATGCTAATGATGGTAATGATATTTACCTCAGTATCCGCATTTTCACAGAACAAAATCACTGGTATTGTTGTAGATGGAGAATTCCAATCGGGATTACCTGGTGCAACTGTGATATTGAAAGGAACTCAGAATGGTACATCATCTGATACAGATGGTAAGTTCGAATTGAGTGTTTCTGGGGATAAAGGAGAAGTAGTTATCTCTTTTATCGGATATCAAACTAAAACTGTAGCTTTCACAGTTGGCGCTGACAAGAAAGCTGATCTTGGTACTGTAGTACTTGCTGCAGACGAGAGCATGTTAGATGACATCGTTATTATGGGTGTGGCTGACGTAGCTAAAGATCGTAAAACTCCAGTAGCCGTTTCTACAATCAAGGCAGCTGAAATTCAAGAAAAACTTGGTTCTCAAGAATTTCCTGAAATTTTAAACACAACGCCATCTGTTTATGCTTCAAAAGCAGGAGGTGGATTTGGAGATTCAACTATTAATATCCGTGGTTTTGATCAAAGAAACATCGCTGTATTAATTAACGGTATGCCTGTTAATGATATGGAAGGTGGAGCTGTTTATTGGTCTAACTGGGCTGGTTTATCAGATGTTACGTCTGCTATGCAAGTTCAACGTGGATTAGGATCTTCTAAAATTGCTATTTCTTCTGTAGGAGGAACAATCAATGTATTAACACGTACAGCTGATGCAAGAGAAGGAGGTTCTGTTATGGCAAGTGTGGGTAATGACAATTACTTTAAAGGCTTAGCATCTTATAATACTGGAGTTTTGGAGAATGGTTTCTCTGCTTCTGTTTTAATGAGTTATAATAGAGGGAATGGTTATGTTGAAGGAACTGATTTCGAAGCAGTAAGCTATTTCTTAGGTTTAGGATACCGTTCTAAAGATAGCCGTCACAACTTACAGTTTACTTTTACTGGAGCTAGTCAAGATCACAGACAACGTTCTACAATGACTACTATTGATGATATGTATAAGTACAATAATGGTGAGATTAATAGAAAGTGGAATGTTGATTATGGTCAATATCAAGGAGAGGGATACAACTGGAGATCTAATTTCTACAACAAACCAGTAATGTCTTTAAACTGGGATTTCAATATAAACGAAATGTTTAAGTTCTCAACAGTAGTTTATGGTTCTTGGGGCCGTGGTGGAGGTACTGGAACACTTGGTAAGATTGGTAAATTTGGTGACCGTGATAGTAATCTTAGAGATGCTCAAGGACACGTAAGATATGATGATATTGAACGCTATAACACTGGACAAAATGTAGCAGGTTGGGGAGCTTTAAAACCTCAAGGTACAGGAGATTATCAAGGACAATATATTACTGATAGAAGTAATGGTTTTGCTCAAAGAGCAAGTATTAACTCTCATGATTGGTATGGTACAGTTATGAACTTAAATGCTAAAGTAAATGAGAATTGGACATTTGATATAGGTCTAGATGCTCGTTTGTATAAAGGTTACCATTTCCAAAACTTAGTTAATCTTTATGGAGCTAATGGTTATGCTGATACTAATGATTTTAACTATGGTAATGCTCAAACTGAAGCAAGTAGAAGACATGTCGTTTCTGAAACGTATAATGCTAAATCTTCATTAAATCCATGGGTTAATTGGAATGATAGAGAAAAGGTTGGTTATAATAATGATGGTGATGTAAAATGGTTAGGTGGTTTTGGACAAGTAGAGTACTCTAAAGATAACTTAACAGTTTTTGCACAAGGATCTATCTCTAATCAATGGTTTCAACGTGTAGATTATATGAAATATGATAGACGTACTGAAGCTGGACAGGATAAGTATAAATCTGGTTATAAAAGTTTAGTTGGTGGTAGTATTAAAGGGGGGCTTAACTATAACATTAATGAAAACCACAATGTTTTTGGTAATGCTGGATATTTCTCACGTCAACCATTCATGAATAATGGTGTTTATATCAATAATAGTAATGATATGAATCCTAATTTACAAAACGAAAAGATCTTAGGTTTTGAATTAGGTTATGGTCTTCGTTTAACTGGATTTAAAGCTAATGTGAATGTTTATAGAACATCGTGGAAAGATAGAATTATCAGAACTACTGCTAATGATGTTTATAAGGATAAGAATAACATAGTCGATGCTTATGCTAATTTATATGGAGTTGAACAGTTACACCAAGGTTTTGAATTTGATTTTATTGCTAATCCAGTTAGTCGCTTAGATATCACTGGGTCTTTATCTTGGGGAGATTGGAAATATAAAGGTAACGTTACTGCAGATTATCAAAACTTACAAGATAACAACCCTATCTTAGTGGATCCTAATAATCCAAGTAGTGGATTTATGACAAGTAAATTATATTTAGATGGTGTTAAAGTAGGAGATGCTCCTCAATTTATAATTAATTTAGGGGCTGCTTATGAAATTGTACCAGGATTAAAAATAGATGGTAACTACCGTTTTAATGATAAGTATTATGGTTTAATAAACCCTCAAGACTTTTCTAAAGAAGGAAATGCAGGAGCTGTAAAATTACCATCATTTAACTTGTTTGATGCTGGATTATCTTACAAAATGGAAGTTGGAAAAGGTAAGAAAAATTCTGTATCTATGCGTGTGAATGTTAATAACGTATTTGATACTACTTATGTTACTGCATCAAGAACTAATATTCATGCTACAGAAACTAGTACAACTTGGAAAGGTTTAGACACTAGAAATGAAGTATATTTTGGTGTTGGAAGAACTTGGAATGCTACTTTACGTTATAACTTCTAACAGTTATACAAAAATATATCACAAAAAAGGAGATCGTCTACGGTCTCCTTTTTTTATTGTGTAATTTTAGGGTTATAATAAAAAGATAAGTTATGCGCATTAATAAATTTGGTAAATCAGACTTGTACGTTCCACAACTGTCTTTTGGCGGTAATGTATTTGGATGGACATTAGATGAGAAAGATTCTTTTAAGATGTTAGACGAACTTTATGACAATGGTCTGACATTTATAGATACTGCCAACAACTATTCTTATTGGGCTCCTGGTAATGTTGGAGGTGAATCAGAGGCAATTATAGGTAAGTGGTTTAAAGAGCATAAGAAACGTCATGATATTGTGCTATCTACTAAAGTAGGAGGGAGTATGAATGAAGTTAGTCGTGGCTTATCTAAAGAACAGATTGTTCAAGGTGTAGACGCTTCTTTGAGACGATTGAATACAGATTATATTGATGTTTATTTTTCTCATCATGATGACCTAGAGACTAATCAAGAAGAAACTATGGAGTCTTTTAATGATTTAGTAAAGGCTGGTAAAGTACGTTATTTAGGAGCATCTAACTTAGAAGCAGATCGCATTAGCAGTAGTAATGCTCTTGCGAAAGAAAAGGGATGGGCTGAGTATATCGCTATACAACCTCTTTATAACCTATATGATCGTGTTAAGTATGAACAGGAGTACTTGCCCCTAGTTGAGAAAGAAAACCTTGCTGTAATGAGTTATTTTGCATTAGCTAGTGGTTTCTTAAGTGGTAAGTATAGAAGTTTAGAAGATATAGAGGGAAGTTCTCGTAAAGATATGGTGAAGGGATATATAAACGAACGTGGTATCACTATTCTTAATCAATGTGATGCAATAGCAAAACAGCATAATGCAACAATAGCAGAAGTAGCGATAACTTGGCAATTACACAAACCAACTATTAGCACACCTATTGTGAGTGCTACATCTAGCACTCAATTAAAAAGCTTAGTCCGTTCTATGGAGATTAAGTTGTCTGTAGAAGAAGTGGCTCTACTTGATAAGGCAAGTGTATACTAGGAAATAGAAATTTTATTCTAAAAATTGAAAAAGGCAGACTCAATATGAAGTCTGCCTTTTTCAATTTTTAGAATTGTATAAGCTCGAATGTTGTACTTTTCTTACGTTGTAGACCTAAGTAGTAATGATCTCCTTTTCTAAAGATCATTGAATAGTTAGTTTTTATCTTGTTATCAGCGATGTAATTGCGTATTTCATCGACTTTATTTGTTGCTACTGCAGCCGTCGGATTATGTTTTAACTCCTTGTCTAATGCGCTATATGCCAGGATGGTCTGTGTACCTCCGTAAGCGTTTAGGTTATCTCCACCTATTGACGTTATGGCCATTTCAATAGCTGTTCCGACTAATGCTCCTATCAATCCATATTGACCATATACAGGTTGGTTTTTGTTCAGGATTGTTGCTCCACCGTAACACACGGTGTAACCATTAGCATTAGGAAATAAAGATAAACCATTCATACTAGAACGGTAACTCCTGTTGAGAAACTGACTTGTTTTTGTAATGGTTTTAGCTCTATTAAGATTATTGTCAACAGCTTGATAAATCTCTCCATTTAAGAAACTAATATCTTGTGCTTTATCAATTCTAAACTTTTGTATTAGATCACCACTCAGATAGTTGATATTAATATTTATAAAATCTTTCGTATAGCATATTTGGGCAATTTTATCTTCTAGTAAGAACGAATTAGATTTAATACTCAAGTAGTCTTTATTTTCAGTATTTTGATTAAATATACTACTACTTGCTTGTTTACTTTTCAAGTCAATAAACAGCAAAACTGTTCTTCTGTCAGAATTATCTAAGGTAATGTACACTGCTTTATTGCGGATGTATACTTTTCTTTTAGCACTGGCAGTCGTTATTGCACTAGGAAGCTCTTCTCTTATTTTTAGAATATTAAGAGGTCCTTTAGTTGATTCAAGACCTTGAAGTGCTTGATGTAGTGTAGTTAAGTTATCCTCATTATCATAGAATTTGTTTCTGTCTAAATCTATTTGTGAGTCACTAAGTTGTTCTAATAGAGAGTTGTACTCTATTATTCTAATAGAGTTTGTGTTTTTTAAACTTGTGATGACATAAAACATACCGTCAACGCCCAAACTTGTAACGATATTTTCATCTTTAAGATCGAACACGATATTGTTGATTATTGGCTTTGTTTTTGAGTTGAAATCATATGACATTGAAGTCAACTCTTTTCCATTTCTCTCTAACCAATACAGCGTTGGATTAAGGTTAGTATCTGTAGTATGTCCCACGAGTAGCTTTTTTTTAGCATCGAAGTCTTCTGCTATAGTACTTACTACATTAAATGAAGCATCTGTCTTATGTGCCTCTATATGAGAATTAGTCATCACGAAAAAGAAGTTATTGTCTTTTTCTTCAAACTGATACGTATCTTCAATATTGGTGATAAATGTATTTATTTTTGCACTAGGTGTTTGTGCTAATAAGTTGGATACACCACTTACGATGAGTAGTAATGCTACATTTATAAATTTCATATTTTGTGTTTTTAAGGTAGGCATAAAGTTAGACCTTAATTTTAGTTTAGTTATGGTGTTTATTCAAAAAGAGATGTAATAAAAAGGGTAGCCCCTAAATAGATAACGTCTTTTATTTTAAATTGAAGGAATGATTTGATAGTAGATTGAAGGTGATACATTAAGCTAGCTTTTTAGTCAGAGCTGTATTCTTTCCTTAATTGACTAATTTTGTTGACTATTAGCGTGCTTAGGTTTCTTATAAAAAAGGTAAACTTTATACATAACATATAGGTAGATTAGTAATGCTATTAATGAGAAGAAATGAATAATATTTACTAGTAGGGAATTGGGTGTAAGTATATCAGTTGCATTGTATCCTTCTATGTTTAAGTCTAAAAGAAGTATTATTGCGAAGGTATAGAACAACGGTTTAAATATTCCAATGTAAAATTTGTTGAGAATAGTTATAGATGTAGTTTTAAAGTTAGTTAAAAGCTTTATAACTATATATATTCCAAGAAAAAACACACATAGTTGTATTACTAACCTTAGTTCTGTATCAATGTCAAGAATATAAGTAGCACCAGTGTCTAAATCAACATAAACATTGATTATTTTGCCTACTTGATAGAAGTTATAGTCGTTGTCATTAGTATAATAATATAGTGTTCCTTCTTCAGAACTCAGTCTAATCGTATAGGGCTGATTACTGTAGTAAATGCTTCCTGGTTCTATATCCATAATCATAGCAGGTACTTTGTCATAAGTAATCATAGCAGTGGTGAATTGTCTCAAAGTATAATCTGCATTATCAGACTTGTTGACTCTATCCTCTGAGGATTGCTTATATGGGAAAAAAGCAACAATTATAATTATTATTAGTATTAAAGTCGGAAAGTATTGTGTTATTTTCTTATTCATTTCGTAATGATATAATTATTTTTTTAACACTTAAAGATACTCTTTTTAATAATTAATGATCAAAAAAAAAGACCACTGAATGGAATCAGTGGTCTTTTCTATTATGCTGTAAGCTGTGATTAGTTAATCGTAGCTCCGTTTTTTACATTTTCTTCGTCAGGATTAACGAATACTAATTTACCATTTTGGTCTTCTGTCATCAGGATCATTCCTTCACTTTCAACACCTCTTAAGGCACGTGGAGCAAGGTTAGCTAATACAGTTACTCTTTTACCGATGATATCTTCTGGTTTAAAGTGTTCTGCGATACCAGATACGATTGTACGAACATCCATACCAGTATCCACTTTTAATACTAAAAGCTTATTTGCCTTAGGCATTTTCTCAGCTTCTACGATAGTACCAACACGTAAGTCAAGTTTAGCAAAATCGTCGTAAGTCGAAGTCTCTTTTTGAGGCTCTACTACTCTTGCAGCAGCAGCGTTCTCTTTTTTAGAAGCTTCTAATTTATCTAATTGTTTTTGTACTTCCTCGTCTTCTATCTTAGCGAATAATAATTCAGCTTGTCCGATAGTGTGTCCAGCAGGTAGTAATACTTTATCTTGAGAGATAGTACCCCAAGTAATAGTAGTCTCTATCTTAAGAATAGACTTTAATTTATCAGCTGTGAAAGGCAAGAATGGCTCAGCAAGTGTGCTTAACGCAGCCGCGATTTGAAGCGCTACATACATCTGCGTTTTTACTCTTTCTGGATTCTCTTTGATTAGCTTCCAAGGCTCTTCGTCTGCTAAGTATTTGTTCCCTAAACGAGCTACATTCATCATTTCTGCTAATGCCTCTCTAAATCTGTAACGATCTACTGAATTTTCGATCACAATTGGATATGCTCTTAATTCTGTCAATGTAGCGATATCAACCTCTGAGAATTCATTTGGCTGAGGGATTACTCCTTCATAGTATTTGTTAGTTAATACTACCACACGGTTGATAAAGTTACCGAAGATAGCTACTAACTCATTGTTATTTCTAGCTTGGAAGTCTTTCCAAGTGAAATCATTGTCTTTTGTTTCTGGAGCATTAGAAGTCAAGGCATAACGCAATACATCTTGTTTACCTGGGAAATCTTCTAAGTACTCATGTAACCATACTGCCCAGTTTTTAGACGTAGAAAGTTTGTTTCCTTCTAAGTTTAAGAACTCATTTGCAGGTACGTTATCAGGTAGGATATAACTACCTTCCGCTTTTAACATCGCAGGGAAAATCACACAGTGGAACACGATGTTATCCTTACCGATGAAGTGTACTAATTTAGTATCATCAGATTTCCAATATGGTTCCCAATCTTTCCCTTCTCTTGCAGCCCATTCTTTAGTAGAAGAGATGTATCCGATAGGAGCGTCAAACCAAACATAAAGTACTTTACCTTCTGCACCCTCTACTGGTACTGGGATACCCCAATCCAAGTCACGAGTTACAGCACGTGGTTTAAGTCCGTCATCTAACCAAGATTTTACTTGACCATATACGTTAGGTTTCCAGTCATTTTTATGACCTTCTAAAATCCACTCACGTAAGAAAGTATCATATTGATCTAATGGTAAGAACCAGTGTTTAGTAGACTTTAATATAGGTTTAGTCCCTGTGATAGTTGACTTAGGATTGATTAAATCCGTAGCGTTTAATGATGTACCACATTTCTCACATTGGTCACCATACGCTTCTTCGTTACCACATTTAGGACAAGTACCAGTCACGAAACGGTCAGCTAAGAACTGATCTGCTTTCGCATCATATAATTGTTCTGTTACTTCTTCGATAAACTTCCCTTCAGCATATAACTTCTTAAAGAACTCAGATGCTGTCTGGTGGTGAATAGATGATGAAGTACGTGAGTAATTATCTAATGAAATACCGAAATCCATAAAAGACTGCTTGATAATACCATTGTATTTATCAATTACTTGTTGAGGACTAATTCCCTCTTTTTTAGCTTTCATAGAAATAGCTACTCCATGCTCATCACTTCCACATATAAAAGCTACGTCTTTTCCTTGCAAACGCAAGAATCTTGCATAAATATCAGCAGGTACATATACACCAGCTAAGTGCCCGATATGGATAGGTCCATTCGTGTACGGTAAGGCTGCTGTAATAGTATATCTTTTAGGTTCTTGTATCATATATCAATTACTGTTAATCTCAAACTAATTTGTAATATGCAAAAATAAACAATACTAATGGAATACTGTTATTTATTTTTCACCTAGTATATAGTCTGTCGAAGTACCCAATCAGCACATCAATTATCCTGAATCCATGTACTGTTGAAGAATGAAACATCTCACACGTAACTCGACACAGTAACTATCATCTATATTGCCTATTATAATGTGATTCTTCCTTGCGTCAGGATGACAAGTTTTGTGTGAAATGTATAACGTATATCATGTCTCATCAGCATATAACATAACCACAATCCATGTCCTGCTGAAGAATGAAGCATCTCACGCGTAACTCGACACATTAACTATCATCTATATTACCTAATATAACAGGATCCTTCTCATATACTCTGTCAGGAGGACATAGCATGGGGGAATATTGTAACCATAATCCTTGTCATGCTGAAGAATGAAGCATCTCACGCGTAACTTGATACAGTAACCACAATCTATTATCGTAACAAGAAAACATCATTTGATGTTTTATGCGGGCGTATAGTTATACGCCCCTACACCTAGATGACGCCAAACAATGCTTTATACATATCACCTAATGTCGTAGGTACACATTCCTAACTCCTAATTTGAAATTCGTAATTAATTATCACTGATATCAGGAACCTCTAAGATTGAGCGTACTCCCTCAAATACTCCTTCATTAGTTTGGTAACTTTGTACGGTAGGTTTAGAGTCTTTAGGCTGTTTGATTTCTGCCATAACTTAAGTTTTTTTGTTTTTTCGTGATTTTGGTTTTTTGCTGGGGCGAATGGCTATTCACCCGTACCATTCCTGTTTTCTAATATATAAAAATCAGCATACCAAGTACATAAGTAATGAAAAATAGTTATAGGCTGTTCAGCCCTTAGTCACTCTGCCTTGATGGCTGAATGCGAATTAATTAGAAACTAAAAGCGCTAAAAAACCTTTCGTTTTTAGACAGATTTCGTCTTATACTGTGAGAAAGTAGAGAGGATGAAGTTATCCAGTTTAAGAAGAGTAGAAGAAGTATAACAGGAGTATTATTAGGCAGAAATTCTATTAGCCTATTATTCTCCTAGAATAGTCCTAGAATAGTCCTAGAACTGTCCTAGAATTCGATAACATATTCCGAATTTGTTGGGGTTAAAGGTGGTATTAGAGGTTAGGCGTTGTATGTGTTTTTTTATTAAGATGCTGAAT is a window of Myroides oncorhynchi DNA encoding:
- the metG gene encoding methionine--tRNA ligase; this translates as MIQEPKRYTITAALPYTNGPIHIGHLAGVYVPADIYARFLRLQGKDVAFICGSDEHGVAISMKAKKEGISPQQVIDKYNGIIKQSFMDFGISLDNYSRTSSSIHHQTASEFFKKLYAEGKFIEEVTEQLYDAKADQFLADRFVTGTCPKCGNEEAYGDQCEKCGTSLNATDLINPKSTITGTKPILKSTKHWFLPLDQYDTFLREWILEGHKNDWKPNVYGQVKSWLDDGLKPRAVTRDLDWGIPVPVEGAEGKVLYVWFDAPIGYISSTKEWAAREGKDWEPYWKSDDTKLVHFIGKDNIVFHCVIFPAMLKAEGSYILPDNVPANEFLNLEGNKLSTSKNWAVWLHEYLEDFPGKQDVLRYALTSNAPETKDNDFTWKDFQARNNNELVAIFGNFINRVVVLTNKYYEGVIPQPNEFSEVDIATLTELRAYPIVIENSVDRYRFREALAEMMNVARLGNKYLADEEPWKLIKENPERVKTQMYVALQIAAALSTLAEPFLPFTADKLKSILKIETTITWGTISQDKVLLPAGHTIGQAELLFAKIEDEEVQKQLDKLEASKKENAAAARVVEPQKETSTYDDFAKLDLRVGTIVEAEKMPKANKLLVLKVDTGMDVRTIVSGIAEHFKPEDIIGKRVTVLANLAPRALRGVESEGMILMTEDQNGKLVFVNPDEENVKNGATIN
- a CDS encoding aldo/keto reductase; protein product: MRINKFGKSDLYVPQLSFGGNVFGWTLDEKDSFKMLDELYDNGLTFIDTANNYSYWAPGNVGGESEAIIGKWFKEHKKRHDIVLSTKVGGSMNEVSRGLSKEQIVQGVDASLRRLNTDYIDVYFSHHDDLETNQEETMESFNDLVKAGKVRYLGASNLEADRISSSNALAKEKGWAEYIAIQPLYNLYDRVKYEQEYLPLVEKENLAVMSYFALASGFLSGKYRSLEDIEGSSRKDMVKGYINERGITILNQCDAIAKQHNATIAEVAITWQLHKPTISTPIVSATSSTQLKSLVRSMEIKLSVEEVALLDKASVY